Proteins found in one Arcobacter sp. CECT 8983 genomic segment:
- a CDS encoding NADH-quinone oxidoreductase subunit B produces MGLGAEANLGDSIITTKLDEAVNWARSYSMWPMAFGTACCGIEFMSVAAAKYDISRFGAEVVRFSPRQADLLIVAGTITYKQAPVLKRIWDQMCEPKWVISMGACACSGGFYDNYTTLQGIDEVIPVHEYISGCPPRPEAVLDAIMNIQKKSYNESIIKERDQNFKGILDA; encoded by the coding sequence ATGGGATTAGGAGCTGAAGCTAATTTAGGTGATTCTATAATCACAACTAAACTTGATGAAGCAGTTAACTGGGCTAGATCATATTCAATGTGGCCAATGGCATTTGGTACAGCATGTTGTGGTATTGAGTTCATGTCAGTTGCAGCAGCGAAATATGATATATCAAGATTTGGAGCAGAGGTTGTAAGATTCTCGCCAAGACAGGCAGACTTACTTATTGTTGCAGGAACTATTACTTATAAACAAGCTCCTGTTTTAAAAAGAATTTGGGATCAAATGTGTGAACCTAAATGGGTTATCTCTATGGGAGCATGTGCATGTTCTGGTGGTTTTTATGATAACTATACAACATTACAAGGAATTGATGAAGTTATTCCTGTGCATGAATATATTTCAGGTTGTCCTCCAAGACCAGAAGCTGTTTTAGATGCAATTATGAATATTCAGAAAAAATCTTATAATGAATCTATAATCAAAGAAAGAGACCAAAACTTCAAAGGGATTTTAGATGCTTAA
- a CDS encoding NADH-quinone oxidoreductase subunit A encodes MSTHLVLSSVIFVSIAFILVGVFLLTKYLGPNNTQDKLKNTVYESGVSNPVGTTNIRFSIKFYLVAIGFLLFDVEIIFMFPWAVNLVDLGYAGLVKMFIFIGLLFAGLIYMYKKKALSWD; translated from the coding sequence ATGTCGACACATTTAGTTCTTTCATCTGTGATTTTTGTCTCTATTGCTTTTATATTAGTAGGAGTTTTCTTACTAACAAAGTACCTAGGGCCAAACAATACACAAGATAAATTAAAAAATACAGTTTACGAAAGTGGTGTTTCCAACCCAGTTGGAACTACAAACATTAGGTTTTCTATTAAGTTTTACTTAGTAGCTATTGGATTCTTATTATTTGATGTAGAAATAATCTTTATGTTTCCTTGGGCAGTAAACTTAGTTGACCTTGGCTATGCAGGTTTAGTAAAAATGTTTATTTTTATTGGACTACTTTTTGCTGGCCTTATTTATATGTATAAGAAAAAGGCGTTATCATGGGATTAG
- a CDS encoding MalY/PatB family protein: MFDEIVNRKGTSCAKYDALETYFGYSDLQPLWVADMDFKTPDIINDAIIKRAQHGIYGYTKPTTKTYNLVKEWMKKRHSWEIDTSWISFCNGVVPAYSAAIEAFSEEGDEIIVQTPVYFPLFNSIKHNNRTVVRNSLKEENGYYTMDLEDLKNKITSKSKILVLCSPHNPVGRVWDKDELEQLAKICIENNLLIISDEIHADIVFKKFTPIASISKEISNITLTLNSPGKTFNIAGLNCSYAICENKEIKERFDKEITKRELASVNVFGFTALEAAYEFGEEWLEELKKYLKNNIDFTKEYLIESNSKVEFLEPEATYLLWLNFKNTKLKHKEIKNLLFEKSKVALNDGRSFGTEGDSYFRLNCALPISQLEEGLGKIVTYF; encoded by the coding sequence ATGTTTGATGAGATAGTAAATAGAAAAGGAACATCTTGTGCTAAATATGATGCACTAGAAACATACTTTGGATACTCTGATTTACAACCACTTTGGGTAGCTGATATGGATTTTAAAACTCCTGATATTATAAATGATGCAATTATAAAAAGAGCTCAACATGGAATTTATGGATACACAAAACCTACTACAAAAACTTATAACCTTGTTAAAGAGTGGATGAAAAAAAGACACTCATGGGAAATTGATACTTCATGGATATCTTTTTGTAATGGTGTAGTTCCGGCTTATAGTGCAGCAATTGAAGCTTTTAGTGAAGAAGGTGATGAAATTATTGTTCAAACTCCTGTATATTTTCCTCTGTTTAACTCAATTAAACATAATAATAGAACCGTAGTTAGAAATTCACTAAAAGAAGAAAACGGTTACTATACTATGGATTTAGAAGATTTAAAAAACAAAATTACTTCTAAATCTAAAATATTAGTTTTATGTTCTCCACACAATCCAGTTGGAAGGGTTTGGGATAAAGATGAGCTTGAACAATTAGCCAAAATTTGTATAGAAAACAATTTACTAATAATAAGTGATGAAATTCATGCTGATATTGTATTTAAAAAGTTTACTCCTATAGCATCAATATCAAAGGAGATTTCAAACATTACTTTAACTTTAAACTCACCTGGAAAAACATTTAATATTGCAGGCTTAAATTGTTCATATGCAATTTGTGAAAACAAAGAAATAAAAGAAAGATTTGATAAAGAAATTACAAAAAGAGAATTAGCTTCTGTAAATGTATTTGGATTTACAGCATTAGAAGCTGCATATGAATTTGGTGAAGAATGGTTAGAAGAATTAAAAAAATATCTAAAAAATAATATTGATTTTACTAAAGAATATTTAATAGAAAGTAACTCAAAAGTAGAATTTTTAGAGCCAGAAGCAACATATTTGTTATGGCTAAACTTTAAAAACACAAAGCTAAAACATAAAGAAATAAAAAATTTGTTATTTGAAAAATCAAAAGTTGCACTTAATGATGGACGAAGCTTTGGAACTGAAGGAGACTCGTATTTTAGGCTAAATTGTGCACTTCCAATATCTCAACTTGAAGAGGGACTGGGTAAAATAGTTACATATTTTTAG